One part of the Candidatus Mancarchaeum acidiphilum genome encodes these proteins:
- a CDS encoding 50S ribosomal protein L5, which yields MSDKNSMKDIEIDKVVINIGSGSDSKLQDNAKRLLEKITHMKPADSLSKRRNPTFKISKGTKIGAFVTLRGKNASTLLPKLFEAADNKLKPKAITTNTINFGIREYIDINGIKYDPSIGMLGMNVNVALKRPGFRVADKKIKRGKIREHHKKISNEEITEFVKNKFKVSIGE from the coding sequence ATGTCCGATAAAAATTCGATGAAAGATATTGAGATAGATAAGGTTGTCATAAATATCGGCAGCGGAAGCGATTCAAAGCTTCAGGATAATGCAAAGAGGCTATTGGAGAAGATAACGCACATGAAACCAGCGGACAGCTTATCAAAGAGAAGGAATCCAACATTCAAGATCTCAAAAGGCACAAAGATCGGTGCATTTGTCACATTGAGGGGCAAAAATGCAAGCACCCTTCTGCCAAAACTATTCGAAGCAGCAGATAACAAGCTCAAACCAAAAGCAATAACAACAAATACAATAAACTTCGGGATAAGGGAGTATATAGACATAAACGGTATCAAGTATGATCCATCAATAGGGATGCTTGGTATGAACGTAAATGTAGCTCTTAAGAGGCCAGGATTTAGGGTAGCTGACAAGAAGATAAAGAGAGGAAAGATAAGAGAGCACCACAAGAAGATAAGCAATGAAGAGATAACTGAATTTGTCAAGAATAAGTTTAAAGTATCAATCGGCGAATAA
- a CDS encoding 30S ribosomal protein S14: protein MKVKEEEKYKGKGIRKCKICGTSRGLIRSHNLYICRRCFREVAKSLNFRKYG, encoded by the coding sequence ATGAAAGTTAAAGAAGAAGAAAAATACAAAGGCAAAGGAATCCGCAAGTGCAAGATTTGCGGCACTAGCAGAGGGCTTATAAGGTCTCATAACCTCTACATATGCAGGAGATGCTTCAGGGAGGTTGCAAAAAGTTTAAATTTCAGAAAATATGGTTGA
- a CDS encoding 30S ribosomal protein S8, producing MVDKVADAINTIKTNERIGRVECDVPSNKLIKSILEILKSNNYIEGFEEFSVRYKKFLKIKLSNKINGIGVIKPRFTVSKSNMTKYEEMYIPSKDFGMLVISTTEGLLTNKEARAKNIGGSLIMYIY from the coding sequence ATGGTAGACAAGGTAGCTGACGCGATTAATACAATCAAGACAAACGAGAGGATAGGCAGAGTGGAGTGCGATGTGCCTTCAAACAAGCTGATAAAATCCATACTCGAAATACTTAAATCCAATAATTATATAGAGGGTTTTGAAGAATTTTCTGTAAGGTACAAAAAGTTTTTAAAGATAAAACTTTCCAATAAAATTAACGGGATTGGTGTAATTAAGCCAAGATTCACAGTTTCAAAGAGCAACATGACAAAATACGAGGAAATGTACATACCAAGCAAGGATTTTGGAATGCTTGTTATCTCCACAACGGAAGGATTGTTGACAAACAAGGAGGCAAGAGCCAAGAATATAGGTGGATCCTTGATAATGTACATCTACTAA
- the rplF gene encoding 50S ribosomal protein L6 produces MYTIDIPEGIKVEESGNTLKITGKLGSNERQFNESLMNVKLEKNQIVIEKTNFKKLDKKASIAIKTFMSEIRNDIKGVNEYYETKMEAVFAHFPMTLEISGKKLIIKNMLGERTARESRIIGDSKVEIKDKTLKIYGTKLDDVMQTAANFRTTTKVKNKDERVFQDGIYFSIE; encoded by the coding sequence ATGTATACGATTGATATCCCAGAAGGAATAAAGGTTGAAGAATCTGGAAATACTCTAAAGATAACTGGCAAGCTCGGTTCAAACGAGAGGCAGTTCAATGAAAGCTTGATGAATGTAAAGTTGGAGAAAAACCAGATAGTAATAGAGAAGACAAATTTCAAAAAGCTGGACAAGAAGGCTTCAATTGCGATTAAGACTTTCATGAGCGAGATCAGGAATGACATCAAAGGCGTGAATGAGTACTACGAAACGAAGATGGAAGCAGTATTCGCCCACTTCCCTATGACATTGGAGATTAGTGGAAAAAAGCTCATAATCAAGAATATGCTAGGAGAAAGGACTGCAAGGGAAAGCAGGATCATAGGGGATTCAAAAGTTGAAATCAAAGACAAGACCCTTAAGATATACGGAACTAAATTGGACGACGTGATGCAGACTGCCGCCAACTTCAGGACAACTACAAAGGTAAAAAATAAAGATGAAAGAGTATTCCAAGATGGAATTTATTTCTCTATAGAGTGA
- a CDS encoding eL32 family ribosomal protein has product MAQLKKKEHPKFNVPNFNSKNRKRVPERWRKQRGIDSKKRVKKNFAGAEPTIGYKNPDSIRGIRASGKRAELVHNETELKGIVDSKKNVDIILAKPIGRKKKIALTKIAQKSNLKVVNGVSQ; this is encoded by the coding sequence ATGGCACAATTAAAAAAGAAAGAGCACCCAAAATTCAACGTACCAAACTTCAATTCCAAGAACAGGAAAAGGGTACCTGAGAGATGGAGGAAGCAGAGGGGTATAGACAGCAAAAAGAGGGTTAAGAAGAATTTTGCAGGAGCTGAGCCTACGATAGGGTACAAAAATCCGGATTCAATAAGAGGAATCAGGGCATCAGGGAAGAGGGCAGAGCTTGTCCACAATGAAACTGAATTGAAGGGAATCGTAGATTCAAAGAAAAATGTCGATATAATCTTGGCAAAGCCTATAGGCAGGAAGAAAAAAATCGCACTTACCAAGATTGCCCAAAAGAGCAATCTTAAAGTTGTAAATGGTGTTTCACAATGA
- a CDS encoding 50S ribosomal protein L19e yields the protein MSVKLTKRVASSLLKRGKNSIRIKEDAIESATKAITREDVRDMIKKGEVYAKPKKKVQSLYGKLLSKKRKKGRARGPGRKRGTLKARTGDLYMKKVRAQRRIIKKMREDKVIDNEVFKKFYALVKGGSFNSKASLLNHMKGDGVNIDDEMYNKLKHV from the coding sequence ATGAGCGTAAAACTTACAAAGCGTGTTGCAAGCTCCTTGCTCAAAAGGGGTAAAAATTCAATAAGGATAAAGGAAGATGCAATCGAATCCGCAACCAAAGCAATAACAAGGGAGGACGTAAGGGACATGATAAAGAAGGGCGAGGTTTATGCCAAGCCAAAGAAGAAAGTGCAGAGCCTTTATGGAAAGCTGCTATCAAAGAAGAGGAAAAAAGGCAGGGCCAGAGGTCCTGGAAGAAAGAGAGGTACTCTAAAAGCAAGGACCGGCGATCTGTACATGAAGAAGGTAAGGGCCCAGCGCAGGATAATAAAGAAGATGAGGGAAGACAAGGTCATAGATAATGAAGTTTTCAAAAAGTTCTATGCGCTTGTAAAAGGAGGGTCATTCAATAGCAAGGCATCGCTCCTGAACCACATGAAAGGGGACGGGGTAAATATTGACGACGAGATGTACAATAAGCTTAAACACGTGTGA
- a CDS encoding 50S ribosomal protein L18: protein MIARRRRDSITNYRKRLGLLKGDKTRLVIRKTNRHVIIELVDYKVDGDKVLTTVNSKELEKLGWVSHSNLPTAYLAGVLMAKKAKELGFSKEVLLDMGLYKPMKNGVIFAAAEGCIEGGLKVIGSFKVDKDRISGKHIADYVKEDASKEKLFSSYSEKKLNVKTLPESFKEVKSKINGA, encoded by the coding sequence ATGATAGCAAGAAGGAGAAGAGATTCAATTACCAATTATCGCAAAAGGCTTGGCTTGCTCAAAGGAGATAAGACAAGATTAGTTATAAGGAAGACTAACAGGCACGTGATAATTGAATTAGTTGACTATAAAGTCGATGGAGATAAAGTACTTACTACGGTCAACTCAAAAGAGCTTGAGAAACTCGGATGGGTGTCTCACAGCAACTTGCCTACTGCATATTTGGCGGGCGTTCTGATGGCTAAGAAGGCCAAGGAATTGGGGTTCTCAAAAGAAGTGCTTCTTGACATGGGTTTGTACAAGCCGATGAAAAATGGGGTTATATTCGCTGCGGCTGAAGGATGCATAGAAGGCGGCCTTAAAGTAATAGGCAGCTTCAAAGTGGACAAGGACAGGATTTCCGGAAAGCACATAGCTGATTATGTAAAGGAAGACGCATCTAAGGAAAAATTATTCTCCAGCTATTCTGAAAAGAAGCTTAATGTTAAAACCCTCCCTGAATCATTCAAGGAGGTAAAGTCTAAAATCAATGGTGCATAA
- a CDS encoding 30S ribosomal protein S5, whose product MAFRRRNNRDNESDLVNLEEWAPKTQLGKDVKEKKVTSIEQIFNAGKKIEEIEIVYSLLPNMKSEVIDISSVQRMTKNNRKQKFRVTVVVGDMRGHVGVGSAKDIEVKKAIDNATKNAKMNVIPVVLGCGSWQCTCGTSHSLPFNAVGKCGSVEVTLKPAPRGLGIVASAPVKKMLELAGVKDIWSFSRGRTRSKYNTLLAVQRAFESTISMKNLTPEEVAYKPQAAESE is encoded by the coding sequence ATGGCGTTCAGAAGAAGAAACAACAGGGATAATGAATCAGATCTTGTAAACCTAGAAGAATGGGCCCCTAAAACGCAGTTAGGAAAAGATGTAAAAGAGAAGAAAGTCACCTCAATAGAGCAAATATTCAATGCAGGCAAGAAAATAGAAGAAATAGAAATTGTATACTCCTTGCTCCCAAACATGAAAAGCGAAGTAATCGACATATCAAGCGTACAGAGGATGACAAAGAACAATAGAAAGCAGAAGTTCAGGGTTACTGTGGTTGTCGGGGACATGAGAGGTCATGTAGGTGTTGGTTCTGCAAAGGATATTGAAGTAAAGAAAGCAATAGACAATGCAACCAAGAACGCAAAAATGAACGTTATACCTGTTGTATTAGGATGTGGGTCATGGCAGTGCACCTGCGGTACATCCCACAGCCTTCCATTCAATGCAGTAGGAAAATGCGGCAGCGTTGAGGTTACACTGAAGCCCGCCCCAAGAGGATTGGGTATAGTAGCCAGCGCCCCTGTAAAGAAGATGCTTGAGTTAGCAGGAGTAAAAGACATATGGAGTTTCTCTCGTGGGAGGACAAGATCAAAGTACAATACTCTTTTAGCGGTCCAGAGGGCTTTTGAAAGCACAATAAGCATGAAGAACCTTACACCTGAGGAAGTAGCATATAAGCCTCAGGCAGCTGAAAGCGAGTAA
- a CDS encoding 4Fe-4S dicluster domain-containing protein, producing MEVWVNKPKCTGCQHCKDVCPVGVFELMNRNDKDKINGGDPAPENEKWEGKSDPAVVEKWKDVDDGHRHFADDNDGTSGGMSVAVNGEACILCQACLIECEGECITIKDDTGTEYKSIYA from the coding sequence ATGGAAGTTTGGGTAAATAAACCAAAATGCACAGGTTGCCAGCACTGCAAGGATGTTTGCCCTGTGGGAGTTTTTGAGTTAATGAACAGGAATGACAAGGACAAGATTAATGGAGGAGATCCTGCTCCCGAAAACGAAAAGTGGGAAGGAAAGAGCGATCCTGCAGTAGTCGAAAAATGGAAAGACGTGGATGATGGCCACAGGCATTTTGCCGATGACAATGATGGCACAAGTGGCGGCATGTCCGTAGCGGTTAATGGAGAAGCATGCATACTTTGCCAGGCCTGCCTGATCGAATGCGAAGGCGAATGCATAACCATAAAGGACGATACAGGAACGGAGTACAAGTCTATATACGCTTGA
- a CDS encoding ATP-dependent helicase: MIEFVEKPFSDEESLSVLNKYVREWFTSNFSELTPPQKFSFKLISEHKNVLITAPTGSGKTMSAFVSILNDMFNRSLSNRLDNKIYCLYISPLKALNNDVLRNLTKPLEGIYETIKKDKGLEIIKENIKSVTIGVRTGDTDAKERRQQLVHPPNILVTTPESLAILLNSEKFLHNLDSLEYVVIDEIHELANNKRGAHLSLSIERLVNQLGKDVNRIGLSATLYPLDEAAKFLVGLKGGVPRQCYVVDASWSKKLEVKSISPVKDLLYTPPEEVETAIYDEINSIIKKSKTTLIFTNTRSGTERVVFNLKRRFKYTDADIGAHHSSLSKESRINIEESLKKGNLKCAVSSTSLELGVDIGDIDNVVQLGSPKSVTRAIQRIGRSGHSFREIAKGEIIVVNRDDLVECSIMLYAALKHHLDSFSIPMNPLDVLAQHIVGMAINKVWKVDEAYEVVRQAYPYSTLEKEDFISLINYLAGNYVGLESRRIYGKIWYEEEKQEFGKRGMYIKPIYMLNIGTIPDSVAISVYLKGTKEWIGNLEEGFLVRLKPGDIFTLGGKLYQFEYSKGMSCYVSKADSKTPTIPPWFSETLPLSYELAVEIGEFRRRFTEMIKPYTKYSKAKLQKIIKGKTLPKDADEVLSKLPINSYAKYAILEYFMEELLFIGEIPNDRLLLIESTSDELEGENYLIFHSLYGRRINDTLSRLSAMILGEMMNEDIGTMVTDNGFILLTGSRAVSEKLLDELMRNMVDADPYKVLSENIENTELMKRKFRQIAARSFMILRNYKGNKMSVLRQQINSNLILQALKEIDPNFPIIKETYREIFNDMMDLPRTKALLQRIKKGSIKYRMVETPSPSPFAHMMLTHAHSDVVMMKDRRDYLLHLHKLVMSRLYERKVI; the protein is encoded by the coding sequence ATGATAGAATTCGTAGAAAAACCATTTAGTGACGAAGAAAGTTTATCCGTTCTGAATAAGTATGTCAGGGAGTGGTTTACATCCAATTTTTCCGAGCTTACTCCTCCGCAGAAGTTCAGCTTCAAGCTGATAAGCGAACATAAAAACGTACTGATAACCGCACCGACAGGTTCCGGAAAGACAATGTCCGCATTTGTCTCTATATTAAATGACATGTTCAACAGGTCATTGTCAAATAGGTTGGACAACAAGATCTACTGCCTCTATATATCACCACTAAAGGCATTGAACAATGACGTATTGAGAAACTTGACCAAACCGCTTGAAGGCATATACGAGACCATAAAGAAGGACAAAGGGTTGGAGATAATCAAGGAGAACATCAAAAGCGTCACCATAGGTGTAAGGACGGGGGACACGGACGCAAAGGAGAGGAGGCAGCAACTTGTGCACCCTCCAAATATACTGGTTACCACACCAGAAAGTTTGGCGATACTGCTGAATTCAGAAAAGTTCCTGCACAACTTAGATTCTTTGGAATATGTTGTGATAGATGAGATACACGAGCTGGCCAACAACAAGAGAGGGGCTCATCTTTCCTTATCAATTGAGAGGCTGGTCAACCAGCTTGGGAAGGATGTAAACAGGATAGGCCTAAGTGCAACCCTATATCCCTTAGATGAAGCTGCCAAGTTCCTTGTTGGGCTAAAAGGCGGTGTCCCAAGGCAGTGCTATGTAGTGGATGCATCATGGAGCAAAAAGCTTGAAGTCAAATCTATAAGTCCGGTGAAGGACCTTCTATACACACCGCCAGAAGAAGTTGAAACTGCAATATACGATGAGATAAACAGCATAATAAAGAAAAGCAAGACAACGCTAATATTTACAAATACAAGAAGCGGAACAGAAAGGGTCGTGTTCAACCTAAAAAGAAGGTTCAAGTATACGGACGCGGACATAGGCGCGCACCACAGCTCGCTTTCGAAGGAGTCTAGGATAAACATCGAAGAATCCCTGAAGAAAGGTAACCTGAAATGTGCAGTCTCGTCAACAAGTCTAGAGCTTGGAGTAGATATAGGGGATATAGACAATGTGGTGCAGCTCGGATCTCCAAAAAGCGTGACAAGGGCCATACAGAGGATAGGTAGGTCAGGGCATTCTTTCAGGGAGATAGCGAAGGGAGAGATAATAGTTGTAAACAGGGATGATCTGGTTGAATGCAGCATAATGCTATATGCTGCACTGAAGCACCATCTTGATTCATTTTCAATACCAATGAACCCTTTGGATGTCCTGGCCCAGCATATAGTAGGTATGGCGATAAACAAAGTGTGGAAGGTTGACGAAGCATATGAAGTCGTAAGGCAGGCGTATCCATACAGCACCCTTGAAAAAGAGGACTTCATATCATTGATAAACTATCTTGCAGGAAATTATGTGGGCCTGGAAAGCAGGCGCATATACGGGAAGATCTGGTACGAGGAGGAGAAACAGGAATTCGGCAAGAGGGGAATGTACATAAAGCCAATATACATGCTAAACATAGGCACAATACCGGATTCCGTTGCAATATCCGTATACCTGAAAGGCACAAAAGAATGGATAGGCAACTTGGAGGAAGGCTTCCTGGTGCGCCTCAAGCCCGGTGACATATTCACATTGGGCGGCAAGCTATACCAGTTCGAGTACTCGAAAGGAATGAGCTGCTATGTATCAAAAGCGGACAGCAAAACCCCTACAATACCACCATGGTTCTCAGAGACCCTACCTCTGAGCTATGAGCTTGCAGTAGAGATAGGGGAATTCAGGAGAAGGTTTACCGAAATGATAAAACCCTATACAAAGTACAGCAAGGCCAAGCTCCAGAAAATTATTAAGGGAAAGACGCTCCCAAAAGATGCGGACGAGGTCCTGTCAAAGCTTCCAATAAACAGCTATGCCAAGTACGCGATATTGGAGTACTTTATGGAAGAACTGCTTTTCATAGGGGAAATACCAAATGACCGCCTTTTGTTGATAGAGTCGACTTCCGATGAACTTGAAGGGGAAAATTACCTAATATTCCATTCGCTTTACGGCAGAAGGATAAACGATACGCTATCAAGGCTGTCAGCCATGATCCTTGGAGAAATGATGAATGAGGATATAGGCACAATGGTCACGGACAACGGTTTCATACTGCTTACAGGTTCACGTGCAGTTTCAGAAAAGCTTCTTGACGAATTGATGCGCAATATGGTGGACGCAGATCCATACAAAGTGCTTTCAGAGAACATAGAGAATACCGAGCTTATGAAGCGCAAGTTCAGGCAGATTGCAGCCAGGAGCTTTATGATATTGAGGAACTACAAAGGCAACAAGATGTCTGTCCTAAGGCAGCAGATAAATTCAAACCTCATACTTCAAGCCCTCAAGGAGATTGATCCGAATTTCCCGATAATAAAGGAAACCTACAGGGAAATATTCAATGACATGATGGACCTGCCAAGGACCAAAGCGCTTTTGCAGAGGATAAAGAAAGGCTCAATAAAGTACAGGATGGTAGAGACACCTTCACCATCGCCGTTTGCACATATGATGCTTACACACGCGCATTCGGATGTTGTCATGATGAAAGACAGAAGGGATTACCTGCTGCACCTGCATAAGCTGGTAATGAGCAGGCTTTATGAGAGGAAGGTAATTTGA
- a CDS encoding metallophosphoesterase, whose product MRVTNDIELVDGLPIAYVHSLDSLAVADLHLGYEGVMAKRGILVPKANLKSIEKSIKSAVESTSAKNIIVDGDIKNDFSDVDVEEFNELFELIHFLKDLGLSITLIKGNHDNFVERYKDTFNLKVYRQETLIGKYLFLHGEELPAEDKLIQSSTLIMGHEHPAISIYTEAGAKEKLKCFLYGKYKGKPILVLPAMSYFSGGTDINIVPKNELLSPLFKDIDIDSMEAYPVGYGSTMDFGTVEIIKKGTF is encoded by the coding sequence TTGAGGGTAACAAACGATATAGAACTTGTTGATGGGTTGCCAATAGCATATGTGCACTCGTTGGATTCACTGGCCGTTGCAGATCTTCATCTGGGGTATGAAGGAGTGATGGCAAAGAGGGGCATCCTTGTCCCAAAGGCAAATCTAAAGTCTATAGAGAAGTCAATAAAATCTGCGGTCGAGTCCACATCAGCCAAAAACATAATAGTTGATGGGGATATCAAGAATGATTTTTCCGATGTCGATGTAGAAGAGTTCAACGAGCTATTTGAACTGATACATTTTCTGAAGGATTTGGGGCTTTCGATTACGCTTATCAAAGGAAACCACGACAATTTCGTAGAAAGGTACAAAGATACATTCAACCTTAAAGTGTACAGGCAGGAAACTCTTATAGGAAAGTATCTTTTCCTTCACGGCGAGGAATTGCCTGCCGAAGACAAGCTAATCCAATCATCAACATTGATAATGGGGCACGAGCATCCAGCGATAAGCATTTATACAGAGGCAGGCGCCAAGGAGAAATTAAAATGCTTCTTATACGGAAAATACAAAGGCAAGCCCATACTTGTGCTTCCTGCAATGAGCTACTTTTCAGGAGGGACAGACATAAACATAGTCCCTAAGAACGAGCTTTTATCCCCTCTATTCAAGGACATAGACATTGACTCTATGGAGGCATATCCAGTAGGCTATGGCTCAACCATGGATTTTGGAACTGTTGAAATAATAAAAAAAGGGACGTTCTGA
- a CDS encoding M50 family metallopeptidase, with translation MKKDKNTKKINRQDAKKEVSDSAAGQNNAKWHLKSLWARTLAYVILLVVSMFIIYRLYYASYLGLILQWVLAIATLIISGIIITKVDGLNGGYGIYLLKTKRGLNAIRKIAYSNEKFWQLFAAWGMILGFGVLSYLILGNKISKKMYAFGLISLIIITMFVLPYMSYAATFINLPKLSSHVDFITSIKVPGFFTLLYDLAHESPVLVILNIITISTGFAGYVLSSILYNAGDIVYLVIKSIEISSVKPLSSGIPGVAPVIPGIDLPLVAGLIALALLLVVHEFSHGILAALSKVKLKSIGLLMLGILPMGAFVEPNEDEIAKLDNLSQNKISVAGVSANFLFMIIFFIPMILMLPYVVNHIYHTNVVVVGTMKGYPAYGVVKNNSDLLYWNGLKVKNLTELENDASKTYPGELINIATSTGNYSLVAKPYNKTTSLIGIEVEQVTEPLTNTVSKSVIFFFYTLFALSFMLNFLIGAVNLLPIPGFDGWRIYSTSIKDKRKIHLIIAIIIIALVVNVLPWF, from the coding sequence TTGAAAAAGGATAAAAATACCAAAAAGATAAATCGCCAAGATGCTAAAAAAGAGGTATCTGATAGTGCTGCTGGGCAAAATAATGCTAAATGGCATTTAAAATCCTTGTGGGCTAGGACATTGGCGTATGTTATACTGCTTGTAGTGTCTATGTTTATAATTTATAGGCTTTACTATGCTTCGTATCTTGGACTGATACTGCAATGGGTATTGGCAATAGCTACGTTGATAATCAGCGGGATCATAATAACAAAGGTAGATGGGCTTAATGGAGGTTATGGGATTTACCTTCTCAAGACTAAGAGAGGCTTGAATGCCATCAGGAAGATTGCATATTCCAATGAAAAGTTTTGGCAGCTTTTTGCTGCATGGGGGATGATACTGGGATTCGGAGTGCTTTCATACCTAATTTTAGGAAACAAGATAAGCAAGAAGATGTATGCATTTGGGCTTATATCTCTGATAATCATAACAATGTTTGTCTTGCCCTATATGAGCTATGCTGCCACGTTTATAAACCTTCCAAAGCTTAGCAGCCATGTAGACTTCATAACATCCATCAAAGTTCCAGGATTCTTCACCTTGCTTTATGACTTGGCACACGAGTCGCCTGTGCTGGTAATACTTAACATAATAACAATTTCTACGGGGTTTGCTGGATATGTTCTGAGTTCTATATTGTATAATGCAGGAGATATAGTATATCTTGTAATCAAGTCTATAGAAATATCTTCGGTAAAACCTCTTTCCTCCGGAATTCCTGGCGTGGCTCCCGTTATACCAGGGATTGACCTGCCATTGGTAGCAGGCCTCATTGCATTGGCACTGCTATTGGTTGTACATGAATTCTCCCATGGCATACTTGCGGCACTATCAAAGGTAAAGCTTAAGTCCATAGGCCTTCTCATGCTTGGAATCTTGCCTATGGGAGCATTTGTAGAGCCCAATGAGGATGAAATTGCCAAGCTTGATAATCTTTCACAGAACAAGATATCTGTTGCGGGGGTGTCCGCAAACTTCCTCTTCATGATCATATTCTTCATACCTATGATACTTATGCTCCCTTATGTGGTAAACCATATATACCATACAAATGTGGTGGTAGTTGGCACAATGAAAGGGTATCCTGCGTATGGTGTGGTAAAGAACAATTCGGACCTGCTTTACTGGAATGGGCTGAAGGTTAAAAATTTGACAGAGCTTGAAAATGATGCTTCCAAAACCTATCCAGGAGAGCTTATCAATATAGCTACCAGCACTGGCAACTATAGTTTGGTAGCTAAGCCTTACAACAAGACGACCTCTTTGATAGGAATAGAGGTAGAACAGGTAACGGAGCCTTTGACAAATACGGTATCCAAAAGTGTTATATTCTTCTTTTACACGCTATTCGCATTGTCATTCATGCTCAACTTCCTTATAGGTGCGGTAAACCTGCTTCCGATACCAGGATTTGATGGCTGGAGGATTTATTCCACATCAATAAAGGACAAGAGGAAGATACACCTTATAATCGCAATAATAATAATTGCATTAGTGGTAAACGTATTGCCGTGGTTCTGA